A region of Nocardioides alkalitolerans DNA encodes the following proteins:
- the dxs gene encoding 1-deoxy-D-xylulose-5-phosphate synthase — translation MGHLESITTPEHLRDLSSAELEELAVEIRDVLVATCARTGGHLGPNLGVVELTLAIHRTFASPHDRVVFDTGHQTYVHKLLTGRAATFDSLRQEGGLSGYPSAAESPHDIVENSHASTALSYADGLAKAYALQGADRHVVAVIGDGALTGGMAWEALNNIAIAPNSRLVIVVNDNGRSYTPTIGGLATALTALRTSPRYENVLDLVKRRLTAVPGVGPAAYDTLHAIKKGLKDAIAPQGLFEDLGLKYVGPVDGHDLEALEHALAQAKRFDGPVIVHALTNKGQGYDAALRHEADQFHAPGPFDVGTGVEKPKGRGWTDVFSEEIVRLGEQRPDLVGITAAMLHPVGLQAFAERFPDRTFDVGIAEQHAATSAAGLALAGMHPVVAVYATFLNRAFDQVLMDVALHRCGVTFVLDRSGVTGDDGASHNGMWDMSMLQLVPGLRLAAPRDATRLAELLAEAVDVDDAPTVVRYPKGPPPADIPTVDTVDGVDVLHRSVSQDILLVAVGAMATTAMDVAARLEAQGIGVTVVDPRWVIPVAPALIDLARDHRLVVSVEDNGRQGGCGASLLSALNDARVTTPVRVHGIPQEFLAHAKRAAILEQVGLDAQTLARACVEEITALADHSRLLDVDRTG, via the coding sequence ATGGGACACCTGGAGTCGATCACGACGCCGGAGCACCTGCGTGACCTCTCGTCCGCCGAGCTGGAGGAGCTCGCGGTCGAGATCCGCGACGTGCTGGTCGCGACCTGTGCGCGCACCGGCGGCCACCTCGGCCCCAACCTCGGTGTCGTCGAGCTCACGCTGGCCATCCACCGGACCTTCGCGTCCCCGCACGACCGCGTCGTCTTCGACACCGGTCACCAGACCTACGTGCACAAGCTGCTCACCGGGCGGGCCGCGACCTTCGACTCGCTGCGCCAGGAGGGCGGCCTGTCGGGCTACCCCAGCGCCGCGGAGTCGCCCCACGACATCGTCGAGAACTCGCACGCGTCGACCGCGCTGAGCTACGCCGACGGCCTGGCGAAGGCCTACGCGCTGCAGGGCGCCGACCGCCACGTCGTCGCGGTCATCGGCGACGGCGCGCTCACCGGCGGCATGGCCTGGGAGGCCCTCAACAACATCGCGATCGCGCCGAACAGCCGGCTGGTCATCGTGGTCAACGACAACGGGCGGTCCTACACGCCGACCATCGGCGGCCTGGCCACCGCGCTGACGGCGCTGCGCACCAGCCCGCGCTACGAGAACGTGCTCGACCTCGTGAAGCGCCGGCTCACGGCGGTCCCGGGGGTCGGACCCGCGGCGTACGACACCCTCCACGCCATCAAGAAGGGCCTCAAGGACGCGATCGCGCCGCAGGGCCTCTTCGAGGACCTCGGGCTGAAGTACGTCGGGCCCGTCGACGGCCACGACCTCGAGGCGCTCGAGCACGCGCTGGCGCAGGCCAAGCGCTTCGACGGCCCGGTGATCGTGCACGCCCTCACGAACAAGGGGCAGGGGTACGACGCGGCGCTGCGCCACGAGGCCGACCAGTTCCACGCGCCGGGGCCGTTCGACGTCGGCACCGGCGTCGAGAAGCCGAAGGGCCGCGGGTGGACGGACGTGTTCTCCGAGGAGATCGTGCGCCTCGGCGAGCAGCGGCCCGACCTGGTCGGCATCACGGCGGCGATGCTCCACCCCGTCGGCCTGCAGGCCTTCGCGGAGCGGTTCCCCGACCGCACCTTCGACGTCGGCATCGCGGAGCAGCACGCGGCGACGTCCGCGGCCGGGCTCGCGCTGGCGGGCATGCACCCCGTGGTGGCGGTCTACGCGACCTTCCTCAACCGCGCCTTCGACCAGGTGCTCATGGACGTCGCGCTGCACCGCTGCGGCGTGACCTTCGTGCTCGACCGCTCCGGGGTCACCGGCGACGACGGCGCGAGCCACAACGGCATGTGGGACATGTCGATGCTCCAGCTGGTGCCGGGTCTGCGCCTGGCGGCGCCGCGCGACGCCACGCGTCTCGCCGAGCTCCTCGCGGAGGCCGTCGACGTCGACGACGCCCCGACCGTCGTGCGCTACCCCAAGGGCCCGCCCCCGGCCGACATCCCGACGGTCGACACCGTCGACGGCGTCGACGTCCTCCACCGCAGCGTGAGCCAGGACATCCTGCTCGTGGCGGTCGGCGCGATGGCCACGACGGCGATGGACGTCGCCGCCCGGCTCGAGGCGCAGGGCATCGGCGTCACGGTGGTCGACCCCCGCTGGGTCATCCCGGTCGCCCCGGCGCTCATCGACCTCGCCCGCGACCACCGTCTCGTGGTGAGCGTCGAGGACAACGGTCGCCAAGGCGGCTGCGGTGCGTCGCTGCTGAGCGCGCTCAACGACGCACGGGTGACGACGCCCGTGCGGGTGCACGGCATCCCCCAGGAGTTCCTGGCCCACGCGAAGCGCGCGGCGATCCTGGAGCAGGTGGGTCTGGACGCGCAGACGCTCGCCCGGGCGTGCGTCGAGGAGATCACGGCACTGGCTGACCACAGCCGCCTCCTCGATGTCGACCGCACCGGCTGA
- a CDS encoding amino acid permease, whose protein sequence is MNVLRTKSVERSIADTEEPEHRLKKNLTALDLTVFGVGVIIGAGIFVYTGQVAASNAGPAIAISFAIAGLACALAALCYAEFASTVPVAGSAYTFSYATFGELVAWIIGWDLALEFTVGAAALSVGFSGYLQSVLEGTPFAIPDQIASVESGVVNLPAIVISLLVMLVLIGGVKLSSRINQVVVAIKLAVVAIVIVMGIGYVKLSNYTPFIPESQPPASEGGGDFWSSTLISSIFGLEPAVYGVAGVVAGASIVFFAFIGFDVVATTAEETKNPQRNVPIGILSSLAIVTGLYIAVSLIITGMQSYDEIDPTDAAPLATAFNAVGQDWIGDVIAIGACIGLTVVVMILMMGQTRVAFAMARDGLLPPVLSKVHPKYGTPYVITIIAGVGVAVMSGFVPFATLGHLVSIGTLFAFVLVSIGVVVLRRTRPDLPRAFRAPAVTLVATLSVLLCGYLMLNLTGETWVRFGVWMVIGVVVYFAYGVRRSNLAREEAGEKAVPGR, encoded by the coding sequence GTGAACGTCCTGCGCACCAAGTCCGTCGAACGGTCGATCGCCGACACCGAGGAGCCGGAGCACCGGCTCAAGAAGAACCTGACCGCGCTCGACCTCACGGTCTTCGGCGTGGGCGTGATCATCGGCGCCGGCATCTTCGTCTACACCGGCCAGGTCGCGGCCAGCAACGCCGGACCCGCGATCGCGATCTCCTTCGCCATCGCCGGCCTCGCCTGCGCGCTGGCGGCGCTCTGCTACGCCGAGTTCGCCTCGACGGTGCCGGTCGCGGGGAGCGCCTACACCTTCAGCTACGCGACGTTCGGCGAGTTGGTCGCCTGGATCATCGGCTGGGACCTGGCGCTGGAGTTCACCGTCGGCGCCGCCGCGCTCTCCGTCGGCTTCTCCGGCTACCTGCAGTCGGTGCTGGAGGGCACGCCCTTCGCGATCCCCGACCAGATCGCCTCCGTCGAGTCCGGCGTGGTCAACCTGCCGGCGATCGTCATCTCGCTGCTCGTCATGCTCGTGCTCATCGGCGGCGTCAAGCTCTCGAGCCGCATCAACCAGGTCGTCGTCGCCATCAAGCTCGCCGTCGTCGCCATCGTGATCGTGATGGGCATCGGCTACGTGAAGCTGTCCAACTACACGCCCTTCATCCCCGAGTCGCAGCCCCCGGCGAGCGAGGGCGGCGGCGACTTCTGGTCGTCCACCCTCATCTCCTCGATCTTCGGCCTGGAGCCGGCGGTGTACGGCGTCGCCGGCGTCGTGGCCGGCGCCTCGATCGTGTTCTTCGCGTTCATCGGCTTCGACGTCGTCGCGACGACCGCCGAGGAGACCAAGAACCCGCAGCGCAACGTGCCCATCGGCATCCTGAGCTCGCTCGCCATCGTCACGGGCCTCTACATCGCGGTCAGCCTCATCATCACGGGCATGCAGAGCTACGACGAGATCGACCCGACGGACGCGGCCCCGCTGGCGACGGCCTTCAACGCGGTCGGCCAGGACTGGATCGGCGACGTCATCGCGATCGGTGCGTGCATCGGCCTCACGGTCGTCGTGATGATCCTGATGATGGGCCAGACCCGCGTCGCGTTCGCCATGGCGCGCGACGGCCTGCTCCCGCCGGTGCTGAGCAAGGTGCACCCGAAGTACGGCACGCCGTACGTCATCACCATCATCGCGGGCGTCGGCGTCGCGGTCATGAGCGGTTTCGTGCCGTTCGCGACGCTCGGCCACCTCGTCAGCATCGGCACCCTGTTCGCCTTCGTGCTCGTGAGCATCGGCGTCGTCGTCCTGCGGCGCACCCGCCCCGACCTGCCGCGTGCCTTCCGGGCGCCCGCGGTCACGCTCGTCGCCACGCTCTCCGTGCTGCTCTGCGGCTACCTCATGCTCAACCTCACCGGCGAGACCTGGGTGCGGTTCGGTGTCTGGATGGTCATCGGCGTGGTCGTCTACTTCGCCTACGGCGTGCGCCGCAGCAACCTCGCCCGCGAGGAGGCGGGCGAGAAGGCCGTCCCAGGTCGCTGA
- a CDS encoding PAC2 family protein, which produces MEQERADRLVHVVDDVEPLEAPVLLLALEGFLDAGRAADLAVDHLLTDRGPVVATFDVDELYDYRARRPPVSFVRDHYADYAAPRLVVRRQTDDAGTPYLLLTGPEPDIRWEAFARAVRTVVERFGVTRVVAMAAVPMAVPHTRPVALTEHANEPSVVLGSSAWQGELRVPSSAQALLEIRLGEWGHLMQGAVVHVPHYLAQMSYPRAAISLLEHVTRVASLEVDLADLRAAAERTDAEVAEYLVEHDEVRQVVEGLERQYDTFHRAEAAGSNLLAEDAPLPSGEEIGRQFEQFLAGLDGPDGPDDRA; this is translated from the coding sequence GTGGAGCAGGAGCGAGCCGACCGCCTGGTGCACGTCGTCGACGACGTGGAGCCGCTGGAGGCTCCCGTGCTGCTGCTCGCCCTCGAGGGCTTCCTCGACGCGGGCCGTGCGGCGGACCTCGCCGTCGACCACCTGCTCACCGATCGTGGGCCCGTGGTCGCGACCTTCGACGTCGACGAGCTCTACGACTACCGCGCGCGGCGTCCCCCGGTCTCGTTCGTCCGCGACCACTACGCGGACTACGCGGCGCCGCGCCTCGTCGTACGGCGCCAGACGGACGACGCGGGCACGCCGTACCTCCTCCTGACCGGTCCCGAGCCCGACATCCGCTGGGAGGCGTTCGCCCGGGCCGTGCGCACCGTGGTGGAGCGCTTCGGGGTCACCCGCGTGGTCGCCATGGCGGCCGTGCCCATGGCCGTGCCGCACACGCGTCCCGTGGCGCTCACCGAGCACGCCAACGAGCCGTCGGTCGTGCTCGGCAGCTCCGCCTGGCAGGGGGAGCTGCGCGTGCCCTCGAGCGCGCAGGCGCTCCTCGAGATCCGGCTGGGCGAGTGGGGCCACCTGATGCAGGGCGCCGTCGTCCACGTGCCCCACTACCTGGCGCAGATGAGCTACCCGCGGGCCGCGATCAGCCTGCTGGAGCACGTCACGCGGGTCGCCTCCCTCGAGGTGGACCTCGCCGACCTGCGCGCGGCCGCCGAGCGCACCGACGCCGAGGTCGCGGAGTACCTCGTCGAGCACGACGAGGTGCGCCAGGTGGTCGAGGGCCTCGAGCGCCAGTACGACACGTTCCACCGTGCCGAGGCCGCGGGCTCGAACCTGCTCGCCGAGGACGCGCCGCTGCCGTCGGGCGAGGAGATCGGCCGCCAGTTCGAGCAGTTCCTCGCCGGGCTCGACGGCCCCGACGGTCCCGACGACCGGGCCTGA
- a CDS encoding acyl-CoA thioesterase II: MPQTAAELLDLLDIETIDVNLFRGRQPDTVRQRVFGGQVAAQAFLAAARTVDAERAAHSLHAYFLRPGDPRVPIVYDVERLRDGRAFSTRRVVARQHGRDIFYVTISFQVAEDGFEHQTRMPEVPAPEDGMRLVDIIRGQKNADVSVWEREWSALDVRYVGVSGMGLPADEANPAQARIWVRIEGDFPDDPALQQAAFVYASDLTLLGATLVPHGITINSPGLQPASLDHTVWFHRAFRADRWWLYDQESPAAGGSRGFATAGIYTEDGGRVASVAQEGLIRRIEGPNPNAI; encoded by the coding sequence ATGCCCCAGACCGCCGCCGAGCTGCTCGACCTGCTCGACATCGAGACCATCGACGTCAACCTGTTCCGCGGGCGCCAGCCCGACACGGTGCGGCAGCGCGTCTTCGGTGGCCAGGTCGCGGCGCAGGCGTTCCTCGCCGCGGCGCGCACCGTCGACGCCGAGCGCGCCGCGCACTCGCTGCACGCCTACTTCCTGCGCCCCGGCGACCCGCGGGTGCCGATCGTGTACGACGTGGAGCGGCTCCGCGACGGCCGCGCGTTCTCGACGCGTCGGGTCGTGGCCCGCCAGCACGGCCGCGACATCTTCTACGTGACGATCAGCTTCCAGGTGGCCGAGGACGGCTTCGAGCACCAGACGCGGATGCCGGAGGTGCCGGCCCCCGAGGACGGGATGCGGCTGGTCGACATCATCCGCGGGCAGAAGAACGCGGACGTCAGCGTGTGGGAGCGCGAGTGGTCGGCGCTCGACGTGCGGTACGTCGGCGTCTCCGGCATGGGGCTGCCCGCGGACGAGGCCAACCCGGCACAGGCCCGGATCTGGGTGCGCATCGAGGGCGACTTCCCCGACGACCCGGCGCTGCAGCAGGCGGCGTTCGTCTACGCGAGCGACCTGACGCTCCTCGGCGCCACACTCGTGCCGCACGGCATCACCATCAACTCCCCGGGCCTCCAGCCGGCCTCGCTCGACCACACGGTGTGGTTCCACCGGGCGTTCCGGGCGGACCGCTGGTGGCTCTACGACCAGGAGTCGCCCGCCGCCGGCGGGTCGCGCGGGTTCGCGACGGCCGGGATCTACACCGAGGACGGGGGTCGCGTGGCCAGCGTCGCGCAGGAGGGCCTCATCCGCCGGATCGAGGGCCCGAACCCCAACGCCATCTGA
- a CDS encoding MaoC/PaaZ C-terminal domain-containing protein: protein MAAATPSTTPRPTKTLTSAGGGLGVLARAALPVVPGLNQLPGIRKTGGDPAGLAYERPPVRVERDAVRAYAEVCGFPAKDTVPLPYPHMLAFPLHMAIMSDPGFPYPAIGTVHLENSISSHRPIAVREEVAVRTEVGSPRPHPKGKVLDFRTSAHVGDELVWESTSVYLRRGRGDDDAPFGTPFEEVPPTGTRWRLGGDLGRRYAAVSGDHNPIHLYPWTAKALGFQRQIAHGMWTKARCIAQLENRLPDAVRVDVSFRKPVFLPGTVAFGSRAEHDGWAFSLTSPRNGAVHLLGRTHAL, encoded by the coding sequence ATGGCCGCTGCGACCCCGTCCACGACGCCCCGCCCCACCAAGACCCTGACCTCCGCCGGCGGCGGGCTCGGCGTGCTCGCGCGGGCCGCGCTCCCCGTCGTACCCGGTCTCAACCAGCTGCCCGGCATCCGCAAGACGGGCGGCGACCCGGCCGGGCTGGCCTACGAGCGGCCGCCGGTGCGGGTGGAGCGGGACGCGGTGCGGGCCTACGCCGAGGTGTGCGGGTTCCCGGCCAAGGACACGGTGCCGCTCCCCTATCCCCACATGCTGGCGTTCCCCCTGCACATGGCGATCATGAGCGACCCCGGCTTCCCCTACCCGGCCATCGGGACGGTCCACCTGGAGAACTCGATCTCCTCCCACCGCCCCATCGCCGTCCGCGAGGAGGTGGCGGTCCGCACCGAGGTCGGCTCGCCCCGTCCGCACCCGAAGGGCAAGGTCCTCGACTTCCGCACCAGCGCGCACGTGGGCGACGAGCTGGTCTGGGAGAGCACCTCGGTCTACCTGCGCCGCGGGCGCGGCGACGACGACGCGCCCTTCGGCACGCCGTTCGAGGAGGTGCCCCCGACCGGCACCCGGTGGCGGCTGGGCGGGGACCTCGGGCGCCGGTACGCCGCGGTGTCGGGCGACCACAACCCGATCCACCTCTACCCGTGGACGGCCAAGGCGCTCGGCTTCCAGCGCCAGATCGCCCACGGCATGTGGACCAAGGCGCGGTGCATCGCCCAGCTGGAGAACCGCCTGCCCGACGCCGTGCGGGTCGACGTCTCCTTCCGCAAGCCGGTCTTCCTGCCAGGCACCGTGGCGTTCGGGTCGCGTGCGGAGCACGACGGCTGGGCCTTCTCGCTCACGAGCCCGCGCAACGGCGCGGTGCACCTGCTCGGGCGGACGCACGCGCTCTAG
- a CDS encoding 3-oxoacyl-ACP reductase, producing the protein MTDRYQSFVASPVGKILVKNLGLPSPVALDRYVEGAPLVDGTVLVGGRGRLVEQLPETLDSLGITSASLAEDGASYKGLVFDATGLTTPEDLRALRDFFTPVLRSLKASGRVVVLGTTPADTTSTDERIAQRALEGFTRSLGKEVGRGSTVQLVYVAPGAENAVDSTLAFLLSPKSAYVSGQVVRIGATGTTEAEPVPDLAKPLAGKVALVTGASRGIGEQIARVLHRDGATVVGVDVPQAASDLVALVKELDGDHIALDITAKDAPQRIAQHVLGKHGGVDIVVHNAGITRDKKLANMKEDRWDSVIAVNVAAPERITAELLEQKAIRPNGRVIGVASIAGIAGNVGQTNYAASKAGVIGLVEALAPELTDGITINAVAPGFIITQMTAAVPFATREVGQRLNAMAQGGLPVDVAETISWFASPGSTAVNGNVVRVCGQMMLGA; encoded by the coding sequence ATGACCGATCGCTACCAGAGCTTCGTCGCGAGCCCCGTCGGCAAGATCCTCGTCAAGAACCTCGGCCTGCCCAGCCCGGTGGCGCTCGACCGGTACGTCGAGGGCGCCCCCCTCGTCGACGGCACCGTCCTCGTCGGTGGCCGCGGCCGCCTCGTCGAGCAGCTCCCCGAGACCCTGGACTCCCTCGGGATCACGTCGGCGTCCCTCGCGGAGGACGGCGCGTCGTACAAGGGCCTGGTCTTCGACGCGACCGGCCTCACGACCCCCGAGGACCTGCGCGCGCTGCGCGACTTTTTCACCCCGGTGCTGCGGAGCCTGAAGGCGTCGGGCCGCGTCGTCGTGCTCGGCACGACGCCCGCCGACACCACGTCGACCGACGAGCGGATCGCGCAGCGCGCCCTCGAGGGCTTCACCCGTTCGCTCGGCAAGGAGGTCGGCCGCGGCAGCACGGTGCAGCTGGTCTACGTTGCCCCCGGTGCCGAGAACGCCGTCGACTCGACCCTGGCCTTCCTCCTCTCCCCCAAGTCGGCCTACGTGTCCGGCCAGGTGGTGCGGATCGGTGCCACGGGCACCACCGAGGCCGAGCCCGTCCCCGACCTCGCCAAGCCCCTCGCGGGCAAGGTCGCCCTCGTCACCGGCGCCAGCCGCGGCATCGGCGAGCAGATCGCCCGCGTGCTCCACCGTGACGGCGCGACCGTCGTCGGCGTCGACGTCCCGCAGGCGGCGTCCGACCTCGTCGCGCTCGTGAAGGAGCTCGACGGGGACCACATCGCCCTCGACATCACCGCCAAGGACGCGCCCCAGCGCATCGCGCAGCACGTGCTCGGCAAGCACGGGGGCGTGGACATCGTGGTCCACAACGCCGGCATCACGCGCGACAAGAAGCTCGCGAACATGAAGGAGGACCGCTGGGACTCCGTCATCGCGGTCAACGTGGCGGCGCCCGAGCGCATCACGGCGGAGCTGCTCGAGCAGAAGGCCATCCGCCCCAACGGTCGCGTCATCGGCGTGGCGTCCATCGCCGGCATCGCGGGCAACGTCGGACAGACGAACTACGCGGCCTCGAAGGCCGGCGTCATCGGGCTCGTCGAGGCGCTCGCCCCCGAGCTCACGGACGGCATCACCATCAACGCCGTGGCCCCGGGCTTCATCATCACGCAGATGACGGCGGCCGTGCCGTTCGCGACCCGCGAGGTCGGCCAGCGGCTCAACGCCATGGCGCAGGGCGGTCTGCCCGTCGACGTCGCGGAGACGATCTCGTGGTTCGCCTCCCCCGGCTCCACCGCGGTCAACGGCAACGTCGTGCGCGTGTGCGGCCAGATGATGCTGGGGGCCTGA
- a CDS encoding acetyl-CoA C-acetyltransferase yields the protein MQAQTRRVAVIGGNRIPFARSNTVYSDASNQEMLTAALDGLAERFGLVGEQVGEVVAGAVLKHSRDFNLARESVLGSKLAPTTPATDLQQACGTGLQAVIYVANKIALGQIDVGIAGGSDTTSDAPIALGENLRKILLEANRAKDLKGRLAAFAKIRPGDIIPTIPQNGEPRTGLSMGEHQALTAIEWQVSREAQDELAAASHQHLGASYDEGWQDDLVTPFRGVERDTNLRPDSTAEKLAKLKPVFGKGEAATMTAGNSTPLTDGASVVLLASEEWAEAHGLPVLAYFTAYETAAVDYVHGGEGLLMAPAYAMPRMLQREGYDLQDFDFYEIHEAFASQVLSTLAAWEDPVFCKERLGLDAPLGAIDRSKLNVKGSSLGAGHPFAATGGRIVANAAKLLAEKGSGKAVISVCAAGGQGVTAILERP from the coding sequence ATGCAGGCTCAGACCCGCCGTGTCGCCGTCATCGGCGGCAACCGCATCCCGTTCGCCCGGTCGAACACCGTCTACTCCGACGCCTCCAACCAGGAGATGCTGACCGCTGCCCTCGACGGGCTCGCCGAGCGCTTCGGCCTCGTCGGGGAGCAGGTCGGCGAGGTCGTCGCGGGTGCCGTGCTCAAGCACTCCCGCGACTTCAACCTCGCGCGCGAGTCGGTGCTCGGCTCCAAGCTGGCGCCCACGACGCCCGCCACCGACCTGCAGCAGGCCTGCGGCACGGGCCTCCAGGCGGTCATCTACGTCGCCAACAAGATCGCCCTCGGTCAGATCGACGTCGGCATCGCGGGCGGCTCGGACACGACGTCCGACGCGCCGATCGCCCTCGGCGAGAACCTGCGCAAGATCCTGCTGGAGGCCAACCGGGCGAAGGACCTCAAGGGCCGCCTCGCCGCGTTCGCCAAGATCCGGCCGGGCGACATCATCCCGACCATCCCGCAGAACGGCGAGCCCCGCACGGGCCTGTCGATGGGCGAGCACCAGGCGCTCACCGCCATCGAGTGGCAGGTCTCCCGCGAGGCGCAGGACGAGCTCGCCGCGGCGTCGCACCAGCACCTGGGCGCGTCCTACGACGAGGGCTGGCAGGACGACCTGGTGACGCCGTTCCGCGGCGTCGAGCGCGACACGAACCTGCGCCCGGACTCGACCGCCGAGAAGCTGGCGAAGCTGAAGCCGGTGTTCGGCAAGGGCGAGGCCGCGACGATGACGGCCGGCAACTCGACGCCGCTGACGGACGGCGCCTCGGTGGTGCTCCTGGCCTCCGAGGAGTGGGCCGAGGCCCACGGGCTCCCCGTGCTGGCCTACTTCACGGCCTACGAGACGGCGGCCGTCGACTACGTGCACGGCGGCGAGGGGCTGCTCATGGCCCCGGCCTACGCGATGCCCCGGATGCTCCAGCGCGAGGGCTACGACCTGCAGGACTTCGACTTCTACGAGATCCACGAGGCGTTCGCCTCGCAGGTGCTGTCCACCCTCGCGGCCTGGGAGGACCCGGTGTTCTGCAAGGAGCGCCTCGGTCTCGACGCGCCCCTCGGCGCGATCGACCGCTCCAAGCTCAACGTCAAGGGCTCCTCGCTCGGCGCCGGTCACCCGTTCGCCGCCACGGGCGGCCGCATCGTCGCGAACGCGGCGAAGCTGCTCGCCGAGAAGGGGTCGGGCAAGGCCGTCATCTCGGTCTGCGCGGCCGGCGGCCAGGGCGTGACCGCGATCCTCGAGCGCCCCTGA
- a CDS encoding TetR/AcrR family transcriptional regulator, translating to MSDTRDTAAPAGAAPRDGRRSAAASRRRQREREILDATRRLFDERGVRDAQIEDIARAVGINRAIVYRHFTGKEELFALTLVGYLEELRDALAAGAASRGPSAERLEAVVSAFVDYGMAHPAFVDCAQTLMRRTGTELLDEISESALLRLGRGISGCLAVLTAVLEDGKNAGDFAVTDPILLSNTLYASGLGALQLARVGILVKEAAPGIPVVSSITTEQVRSHMVTSALALAATAS from the coding sequence ATGAGCGACACCAGGGACACCGCCGCGCCCGCGGGCGCCGCGCCGCGCGACGGACGCCGCTCGGCCGCGGCCTCCCGTCGGCGTCAGCGGGAGCGCGAGATCCTCGACGCCACGCGTCGCCTCTTCGACGAGCGCGGCGTCCGCGACGCCCAGATCGAGGACATCGCGCGCGCCGTCGGCATCAACCGCGCCATCGTCTACCGGCACTTCACGGGCAAGGAGGAGCTCTTCGCCCTCACGCTCGTCGGCTACCTCGAGGAGCTGCGGGACGCGCTCGCCGCAGGTGCGGCCTCGCGCGGGCCGTCGGCCGAGCGCCTGGAGGCCGTCGTCTCGGCGTTTGTCGACTACGGCATGGCCCACCCCGCGTTCGTCGACTGCGCCCAGACACTCATGCGCCGCACCGGGACCGAGCTGCTCGACGAGATCAGCGAGAGCGCGCTGCTGCGACTGGGACGCGGGATCTCGGGCTGCCTCGCCGTGCTCACCGCCGTGCTCGAGGACGGCAAGAACGCCGGCGACTTCGCGGTGACGGACCCGATCCTGCTGTCGAACACGCTCTACGCCAGCGGGCTCGGGGCGCTCCAGCTCGCCCGCGTCGGCATCCTCGTCAAGGAGGCCGCGCCGGGCATCCCGGTCGTCTCCTCGATCACCACCGAGCAGGTCCGCAGCCACATGGTGACCTCGGCGCTCGCCCTGGCGGCCACGGCCTCCTGA
- a CDS encoding DNA-3-methyladenine glycosylase 2 family protein: protein MALVEQRTRRWRPDWPCPVGGVLVQQRHGGRDPSYAVTPDGAHWRAFRTPQGLGTLRVRGVAGEVDLDAWGDGADWLLDAAPGLLGAYDDVAGFTPLHPIVADVWRRNPSWRFSRSGLVLDALVPAVFEQKVTGQEAFGAWGRLLRRHGDAAPGPDDPAAPRLRVAPSAAVLARIPSWEWLQLPVDHARSRTAVQVARVAAGLERTVTRPPREAEPLLRSVPGVGVWTAAETLRRAWGDPDAVSFGDYHVAKDVGWALTGTPVDDAGLAELLEPYRPHRGRVVELLARAGLGRPRRGARMAPRRHLPGSRR, encoded by the coding sequence GTGGCACTCGTGGAGCAGCGGACGCGTCGGTGGCGACCCGACTGGCCGTGCCCCGTCGGCGGCGTGCTCGTGCAGCAACGCCACGGCGGACGCGACCCCTCGTACGCCGTCACCCCGGACGGCGCGCACTGGCGCGCCTTCCGCACGCCGCAGGGCCTCGGGACCCTCCGCGTCCGTGGGGTGGCCGGGGAGGTCGACCTCGACGCGTGGGGCGACGGTGCGGACTGGCTCCTGGACGCGGCGCCCGGTCTCCTCGGGGCCTACGACGACGTCGCCGGCTTCACGCCGCTGCACCCGATCGTCGCGGACGTGTGGCGGCGCAACCCGTCGTGGCGGTTCTCGCGCAGCGGGCTCGTGCTCGACGCCCTCGTGCCCGCGGTGTTCGAGCAGAAGGTGACGGGCCAGGAGGCCTTCGGGGCGTGGGGTCGGCTGCTGCGTCGGCACGGCGACGCCGCGCCCGGGCCGGACGACCCGGCGGCGCCGCGGCTCCGGGTCGCGCCGTCGGCGGCGGTCCTGGCACGCATCCCGTCGTGGGAGTGGCTGCAGCTCCCCGTGGACCACGCCCGCTCCCGCACGGCGGTGCAGGTGGCGCGGGTGGCCGCGGGCCTGGAGCGCACCGTCACGCGTCCGCCCCGGGAGGCGGAGCCGCTGCTGCGCTCGGTGCCGGGCGTGGGGGTCTGGACGGCCGCCGAGACGCTGCGACGGGCGTGGGGGGATCCCGACGCGGTGAGCTTCGGCGACTACCACGTGGCGAAGGACGTCGGGTGGGCCCTGACGGGCACGCCGGTCGACGACGCCGGGCTGGCGGAGCTGCTCGAGCCCTACCGCCCGCACCGGGGACGGGTGGTCGAGCTGCTCGCGCGCGCGGGCCTGGGACGCCCTCGGCGCGGCGCCCGGATGGCGCCCCGACGGCATCTCCCGGGCTCGCGCCGATGA